The proteins below come from a single Aegilops tauschii subsp. strangulata cultivar AL8/78 chromosome 6, Aet v6.0, whole genome shotgun sequence genomic window:
- the LOC109734320 gene encoding beta-amylase 8 isoform X8, translating into MFGFCLLELSTSRMIMSSLENIVKVLISQEMIRIATITHSCSYLQQGAFQATSLETPVFTNSLNSYAIGTPLDSQASALQTDDSLSPSSLDSVVVAEQSIKNESYGNSSSANSLNCMGSDQLLRASAVCAGDFTKTPYIPVYASLSMGIINCYCQLVDPEAVRAELRHLKSLNVDGVVVDCWWGIVEAWTPQKYEWSGYRDLFGIIKEFKLKVQVVLSFHGSGECGSGGVLIALPRWVLEIAQENQDIFFTDREGRRNTECLSWGIDKERVLRGRTGIEVYFDFMRSFHMEFRSLSEEGLISAIEVGLGASGELRYPSCPEKMGWRYPGIGEFQCYDRYMQKNLRQSALARGHLFWARGPDNAGYYNSRSHETGFFCDGGDYDSYYGRFFLNWYSGILIDHVDQVLSLATLAFDGAAIVVKIPSIYWWHRTASHAAELTAGFYNPTNRDGYSPVFRMLKKHSIILKVVCYGPEFTVQENDEAFADPEGLTWQVMNAAWDHGLSVSVESALPCLDVDMYSRILDTAKPRNDPDRHHLSFFAYRQRTPFLLQRDVCFSELETFVKCMHGEATQNFVD; encoded by the exons ATGTTCGGATTTTGCTTGCTGGAGCTATCCACTTCCCGTATGATAATGTCATCCCTTGAAAACATTGTGAAGGTATTGATTTCGCAAGAAATGATTCGCATTGCGACCATAACACATTCATGTTCGTATTTGCAGCAGGGGGCTTTCCAGGCTACTTCTCTGGAAACCCCAGTTTTTACCAACTCTCTGAACAGCTACGCCATTGGGACGCCATTAGATTCCCAGGCTTCAGCCCTACAAACAGATGATAGCCTGTCACCGTCGTCATTGGATTCAGTCGTGGTGGCAGAGCAAAGCATAAAGAATGAGAGCTATGGGAATTCAAGTTCAGCCAATTCTCTGAATTGCATGGGAAGTGACCAG CTATTGAGAGCATCAGCAGTATGCGCGGGTGATTTCACGAAAACTCCATATATACCAGTGTACGCCTCTTTGTCT ATGGGCATTATCAATTGTTATTGCCAATTGGTTGATCCTGAGGCTGTACGCGCTGAACTAAGGCATCTAAAGTCTTTGAATGTTGATGGAGTTGTTGTAGACTGTTGGTGGGGGATTGTGGAAGCCTGGACTCCTCAAAAATATGAATGGTCTGGCTACAGGGATCTTTTTGGTATTATTAAAGAGTTCAAGCTAAAAGTTCAG GTTGTATTGTCATTTCATGGGTCTGGGGAGTGTGGATCTGGTGGTGTGTTAATTGCTCTTCCTAGGTGGGTACTGGAAATTGCACAAGAGAACCAAGATATATTTTTCACTGATCGAGAAGGTAGGAGGAATACAGAATGCCTCTCCTGGGGAATTGACAAAGAACGAGTCCTTCGAGGGAGAACTGGCATTGAG GTTTATTTTGATTTCATGAGGAGCTTTCATATGGAATTCAGAAGCTTATCTGAAGAGGGTCTTATTTCTGCTATTGAGGTTGGATTAGGTGCTTCTGGAGAGCTAAGATACCCTTCGTGTCCAGAAAAAATGGGCTGGAGATATCCTGGTATTGGTGAGTTTCAG TGTTATGACAGGTATATGCAAAAGAACCTACGGCAATCAGCCTTGGCACGGGGGCATTTGTTTTGGGCCCGTGGGCCTGATAATGCTGGCTACTATAATTCAAGGTCACATGAGACTGGCTTTTTTTGTGACGGAGGTGATTATGACAGCTACTACGGGCGTTTCTTCCTTAATTGGTATTCTGGAATCCTCATAGATCATGTGGATCAGGTGCTCTCACTTGCTACTCTTGCATTTGATGGAGCAGCAATTGTGGTGAAG ATCCCCTCCATCTATTGGTGGCACAGAACTGCAAGCCATGCTGCAGAGCTTACTGCAGGATTCTACAACCCTACAAATCGAGATGGATACTCTCCAGTTTTCAGAATGCTCAAGAAGCATTCCATAATTCTTAAAGTGGTTTGTTATGGCCCAGAATTTACAGTTCAGGAGAATGATGAAGCATTTGCTGACCCAGAAGGTTTAACCTGGCAG GTTATGAACGCAGCATGGGATCATGGTCTATCTGTAAGTGTAGAGAGTGCTCTTCCATGTCTTGATGTGGACATGTACTCTCGGATCCTTGACACAGCGAAGCCGAGGAATGATCCTGACCGTCACCATCTCTCATTCTTCGCATACCGTCAGCGAACTCCATTCCTTTTGCAGAGAGATGTGTGCTTCTCAGAGCTTGAGACCTTTGTAAAGTGTATGCACG GGGAGGCTACCCAGAACTTTGTAGATTGA
- the LOC109734320 gene encoding beta-amylase 8 isoform X6 has protein sequence MATKHPHGDADPSTSPPPPPSRRPRGFASASTPAAPPPPGRRRGEREREREKERTKLRERQRRAITSRMLAGLRQHGNFPLPARADMNDVLAALARAAGWTVHPDGTTFLSSPPPPLPSPAQFQGAFQATSLETPVFTNSLNSYAIGTPLDSQASALQTDDSLSPSSLDSVVVAEQSIKNESYGNSSSANSLNCMGSDQPNFSFGLSDLANQIGIKLGDNLSFSFIVQLEQLLRASAVCAGDFTKTPYIPVYASLSMGIINCYCQLVDPEAVRAELRHLKSLNVDGVVVDCWWGIVEAWTPQKYEWSGYRDLFGIIKEFKLKVQVYFDFMRSFHMEFRSLSEEGLISAIEVGLGASGELRYPSCPEKMGWRYPGIGEFQCYDRYMQKNLRQSALARGHLFWARGPDNAGYYNSRSHETGFFCDGGDYDSYYGRFFLNWYSGILIDHVDQVLSLATLAFDGAAIVVKIPSIYWWHRTASHAAELTAGFYNPTNRDGYSPVFRMLKKHSIILKVVCYGPEFTVQENDEAFADPEGLTWQVMNAAWDHGLSVSVESALPCLDVDMYSRILDTAKPRNDPDRHHLSFFAYRQRTPFLLQRDVCFSELETFVKCMHGEATQNFVD, from the exons ATGGCCACGAAGCACCCACACGGGGACGCTGATCCGTCCACCTCGCCTCCCccgccgccgagccgccgcccgcgCGGCTTCGCCTCCGCCTCCACCCCCGCGGCGCCTCCtcccccggggcggcggcgcggcgagcgGGAGAGGGAGCGGGAGAAGGAGCGGACGAAGCTGCGGGAGCGGCAGCGGCGCGCCATCACCAGCCGTATGCTGGCCGGGCTGCGGCAGCACGGCAACTTCCCCCTCCCCGCCCGCGCCGACATGAACGACgtcctcgccgccctcgcccgcgCCGCCGGGTGGACCGTCCACCCCGACGGCACCACATTCCTCTCCTCTCCCCCGCCCCCTCTCCCTTCCCCCGCCCAATTC CAGGGGGCTTTCCAGGCTACTTCTCTGGAAACCCCAGTTTTTACCAACTCTCTGAACAGCTACGCCATTGGGACGCCATTAGATTCCCAGGCTTCAGCCCTACAAACAGATGATAGCCTGTCACCGTCGTCATTGGATTCAGTCGTGGTGGCAGAGCAAAGCATAAAGAATGAGAGCTATGGGAATTCAAGTTCAGCCAATTCTCTGAATTGCATGGGAAGTGACCAG CCCAACTTTTCGTTTGGGCTTTCTGATTTAGCAAATCAAATTGGAATCAAATTGGGCGACAACCTCAGTTTTTCTTTTATTGTTCAATTGGAGCAGCTATTGAGAGCATCAGCAGTATGCGCGGGTGATTTCACGAAAACTCCATATATACCAGTGTACGCCTCTTTGTCT ATGGGCATTATCAATTGTTATTGCCAATTGGTTGATCCTGAGGCTGTACGCGCTGAACTAAGGCATCTAAAGTCTTTGAATGTTGATGGAGTTGTTGTAGACTGTTGGTGGGGGATTGTGGAAGCCTGGACTCCTCAAAAATATGAATGGTCTGGCTACAGGGATCTTTTTGGTATTATTAAAGAGTTCAAGCTAAAAGTTCAG GTTTATTTTGATTTCATGAGGAGCTTTCATATGGAATTCAGAAGCTTATCTGAAGAGGGTCTTATTTCTGCTATTGAGGTTGGATTAGGTGCTTCTGGAGAGCTAAGATACCCTTCGTGTCCAGAAAAAATGGGCTGGAGATATCCTGGTATTGGTGAGTTTCAG TGTTATGACAGGTATATGCAAAAGAACCTACGGCAATCAGCCTTGGCACGGGGGCATTTGTTTTGGGCCCGTGGGCCTGATAATGCTGGCTACTATAATTCAAGGTCACATGAGACTGGCTTTTTTTGTGACGGAGGTGATTATGACAGCTACTACGGGCGTTTCTTCCTTAATTGGTATTCTGGAATCCTCATAGATCATGTGGATCAGGTGCTCTCACTTGCTACTCTTGCATTTGATGGAGCAGCAATTGTGGTGAAG ATCCCCTCCATCTATTGGTGGCACAGAACTGCAAGCCATGCTGCAGAGCTTACTGCAGGATTCTACAACCCTACAAATCGAGATGGATACTCTCCAGTTTTCAGAATGCTCAAGAAGCATTCCATAATTCTTAAAGTGGTTTGTTATGGCCCAGAATTTACAGTTCAGGAGAATGATGAAGCATTTGCTGACCCAGAAGGTTTAACCTGGCAG GTTATGAACGCAGCATGGGATCATGGTCTATCTGTAAGTGTAGAGAGTGCTCTTCCATGTCTTGATGTGGACATGTACTCTCGGATCCTTGACACAGCGAAGCCGAGGAATGATCCTGACCGTCACCATCTCTCATTCTTCGCATACCGTCAGCGAACTCCATTCCTTTTGCAGAGAGATGTGTGCTTCTCAGAGCTTGAGACCTTTGTAAAGTGTATGCACG GGGAGGCTACCCAGAACTTTGTAGATTGA
- the LOC109734320 gene encoding beta-amylase 8 isoform X5: MATKHPHGDADPSTSPPPPPSRRPRGFASASTPAAPPPPGRRRGEREREREKERTKLRERQRRAITSRMLAGLRQHGNFPLPARADMNDVLAALARAAGWTVHPDGTTFLSSPPPPLPSPAQFQGAFQATSLETPVFTNSLNSYAIGTPLDSQASALQTDDSLSPSSLDSVVVAEQSIKNESYGNSSSANSLNCMGSDQLLRASAVCAGDFTKTPYIPVYASLSMGIINCYCQLVDPEAVRAELRHLKSLNVDGVVVDCWWGIVEAWTPQKYEWSGYRDLFGIIKEFKLKVQVVLSFHGSGECGSGGVLIALPRWVLEIAQENQDIFFTDREGRRNTECLSWGIDKERVLRGRTGIEVYFDFMRSFHMEFRSLSEEGLISAIEVGLGASGELRYPSCPEKMGWRYPGIGEFQCYDRYMQKNLRQSALARGHLFWARGPDNAGYYNSRSHETGFFCDGGDYDSYYGRFFLNWYSGILIDHVDQVLSLATLAFDGAAIVVKIPSIYWWHRTASHAAELTAGFYNPTNRDGYSPVFRMLKKHSIILKVVCYGPEFTVQENDEAFADPEGLTWQVMNAAWDHGLSVSVESALPCLDVDMYSRILDTAKPRNDPDRHHLSFFAYRQRTPFLLQRDVCFSELETFVKCMHG; the protein is encoded by the exons ATGGCCACGAAGCACCCACACGGGGACGCTGATCCGTCCACCTCGCCTCCCccgccgccgagccgccgcccgcgCGGCTTCGCCTCCGCCTCCACCCCCGCGGCGCCTCCtcccccggggcggcggcgcggcgagcgGGAGAGGGAGCGGGAGAAGGAGCGGACGAAGCTGCGGGAGCGGCAGCGGCGCGCCATCACCAGCCGTATGCTGGCCGGGCTGCGGCAGCACGGCAACTTCCCCCTCCCCGCCCGCGCCGACATGAACGACgtcctcgccgccctcgcccgcgCCGCCGGGTGGACCGTCCACCCCGACGGCACCACATTCCTCTCCTCTCCCCCGCCCCCTCTCCCTTCCCCCGCCCAATTC CAGGGGGCTTTCCAGGCTACTTCTCTGGAAACCCCAGTTTTTACCAACTCTCTGAACAGCTACGCCATTGGGACGCCATTAGATTCCCAGGCTTCAGCCCTACAAACAGATGATAGCCTGTCACCGTCGTCATTGGATTCAGTCGTGGTGGCAGAGCAAAGCATAAAGAATGAGAGCTATGGGAATTCAAGTTCAGCCAATTCTCTGAATTGCATGGGAAGTGACCAG CTATTGAGAGCATCAGCAGTATGCGCGGGTGATTTCACGAAAACTCCATATATACCAGTGTACGCCTCTTTGTCT ATGGGCATTATCAATTGTTATTGCCAATTGGTTGATCCTGAGGCTGTACGCGCTGAACTAAGGCATCTAAAGTCTTTGAATGTTGATGGAGTTGTTGTAGACTGTTGGTGGGGGATTGTGGAAGCCTGGACTCCTCAAAAATATGAATGGTCTGGCTACAGGGATCTTTTTGGTATTATTAAAGAGTTCAAGCTAAAAGTTCAG GTTGTATTGTCATTTCATGGGTCTGGGGAGTGTGGATCTGGTGGTGTGTTAATTGCTCTTCCTAGGTGGGTACTGGAAATTGCACAAGAGAACCAAGATATATTTTTCACTGATCGAGAAGGTAGGAGGAATACAGAATGCCTCTCCTGGGGAATTGACAAAGAACGAGTCCTTCGAGGGAGAACTGGCATTGAG GTTTATTTTGATTTCATGAGGAGCTTTCATATGGAATTCAGAAGCTTATCTGAAGAGGGTCTTATTTCTGCTATTGAGGTTGGATTAGGTGCTTCTGGAGAGCTAAGATACCCTTCGTGTCCAGAAAAAATGGGCTGGAGATATCCTGGTATTGGTGAGTTTCAG TGTTATGACAGGTATATGCAAAAGAACCTACGGCAATCAGCCTTGGCACGGGGGCATTTGTTTTGGGCCCGTGGGCCTGATAATGCTGGCTACTATAATTCAAGGTCACATGAGACTGGCTTTTTTTGTGACGGAGGTGATTATGACAGCTACTACGGGCGTTTCTTCCTTAATTGGTATTCTGGAATCCTCATAGATCATGTGGATCAGGTGCTCTCACTTGCTACTCTTGCATTTGATGGAGCAGCAATTGTGGTGAAG ATCCCCTCCATCTATTGGTGGCACAGAACTGCAAGCCATGCTGCAGAGCTTACTGCAGGATTCTACAACCCTACAAATCGAGATGGATACTCTCCAGTTTTCAGAATGCTCAAGAAGCATTCCATAATTCTTAAAGTGGTTTGTTATGGCCCAGAATTTACAGTTCAGGAGAATGATGAAGCATTTGCTGACCCAGAAGGTTTAACCTGGCAG GTTATGAACGCAGCATGGGATCATGGTCTATCTGTAAGTGTAGAGAGTGCTCTTCCATGTCTTGATGTGGACATGTACTCTCGGATCCTTGACACAGCGAAGCCGAGGAATGATCCTGACCGTCACCATCTCTCATTCTTCGCATACCGTCAGCGAACTCCATTCCTTTTGCAGAGAGATGTGTGCTTCTCAGAGCTTGAGACCTTTGTAAAGTGTATGCACGGTTAG